A single region of the Ficedula albicollis isolate OC2 chromosome 11, FicAlb1.5, whole genome shotgun sequence genome encodes:
- the SHCBP1 gene encoding SHC SH2 domain-binding protein 1, translated as MGKGWFQQTYRNSCSGHSIWLLLCSGRELLLLQNQRYLGSEHGAAPSPRRRSKAALSWPLLFRSNCCGFNPHRPLAPSQLGTHGVASGEALGRETDPRFTFWSGAFCVRAGQGWNTTELLQRIPFLPTTGAEIGSRNACGFGTLHQGDTLWGLLYSRLLLPDLQREDAESDWSADSWSDYGSRDKPGTTLGRTVPDGNVLFPDIFHTDHLLFYERFSAYQDYILADCKASEVKQFIAEYLEKVLEPCGWQAIWRTDVFQVLVGVVGVNFPALKAVVQLSEPFLCESQDSSFTQECMQELLELKEHEILLQELWVVYDESGEFDQTALAIEHLRFFYRSIWRIWDEEEEDEFDYFVRCVEPRLRLHYDILEQRVPSGLVVDYQNLLSQCEELYKKFLNVRNSISNNDSDSEAENVSMVEGLKLYDKVEHLKQKLKLIENPLLRYVFGYQKYGSLQAKGLRPTGAKVIHVVPWTMTANLLHLLARDKLCPESCEDLEIQFHRDPLTAVNACYEGDRVIICPGHYFVDGMFSIADSVELEGYGLPDDVVIEKQGKGDNFFDCTGANIKISNLKLVQHDAVEGILNVHHGKTTLENCVLQCETTGITVRTSAELLMKNSDLYGAKGAGVEIYPGSACSLLHNGIHHCKEGILIKNFLDQDYEAPKITMIHNIIHNNDGYGVVLVRPAVPSETKDASGQGAKGNTQPTQAGDETACAEGSRQEQPGCVTDELELCKRAETSEQTQNNSEIANVLGATSAKKRQIHKKRLSELGFTEADDNLMSQEMFVSVEGNQFKWNGKGSFGIFFF; from the exons ATGGGCAAGGGCTGGTTTCAGCAGACCTACAGAAACTCTTGCTCGGGTCATTCGATTTGGCTGTTGCTGTGTTCTGGCcgtgagctgctgctgctgcagaaccaGCGGTATTTGGGGAGCGAACACGGAGCTGCTCCATCGCCCCGCCGGAGATCCAAGGCAGCCCTCTCGTGGCCGCTGCTGTTCCGGAGCAATTGCTGTGGCTTTAATCCCCATCGGCCCTTGGCACCGTCACAGCTCGGAACGCACGGAGTGGCCTCGGGAGAAGCGCTGGGGCGTGAGACAGACCCGCGCTTTACATTTTGGTCGGGCGCTTTCTGTGTTCGAGCCGGCCAGGGCTGGAACACAACGGAGCTGCTCCAGAGAATTCCATTCT TGCCTACCACCGGCGCTGAAATTGGCTCCAGGAACGCCTGTGGGTTTGGAACGCTTCACCAGGG TGACACTTTGTGGGGTTTGCTTTACTCCCGGCTCCTCTTGCCAGATCTGCAGCGGGAAGATGCCGAGAGTGACTGGAGTGCTGACTCCTGGAGTGACTACGGCAGTCGTGACAAACCGGGGACTACTTTGGGAAGGACTGTCCCAGACGGAAATGTCCTTTTTCCGGATATTTTTCACACCGATCATCTTTTGTTTTACGAACGGTTCAGCGCTTACCAGGATTACATCTTGG ctGACTGCAAAGCCTCTGAGGTGAAGCAGTTCATAGCTGAGTACCTGGAGAAGGTCCTTGAGCCCTGTGGCTGGCAGGCCATCTGGCGCACTGATGTGTTTCAGGTCCTTGTTGGG GTGGTTGGTGTGAATTTCCCAGCCCTGAAGGCAGTTGTGCAGCTCAGTGAGCCGTTCCTGTGTGAgtcccaggacagcagctttACCCAGGAGTgcatgcaggagctgctggagctgaaggaACATGagatcctgctgcaggagctgtgggttgTGTATGATGAGTCAGGAGAGTTTGACCAGACAGCACTAGCCATAGAGCATCTCAG GTTCTTCTACCGGAGCATCTGGAGGATctgggatgaggaggaggaggatgagttTGATTACTTTGTGCGATGTGTTGAGCCCCGACTGAGACT GCACTATGACATCCTGGAACAACGGGTGCCTTCTGGGCTGGTGGTTGATTACCAGAACTTGTTGTCTCAGTGTGAAGAGCTTTATAAGAAGTTTTTAAATGTGAGGAACAGCATATCAAACAATGATTCGGACTCAGAAGCAGAAAACGTTTCCATGGTGGAAGGACTAAAATTGTATGACAAAGTGGAGCACTTAAAACAAAAGCTCAAACTAATTGAGAATCCTCTGCTGAG GTACGTGTTTGGTTACCAAAAATACGGCAGCCTCCAGGCTAAAGGACTGAGACCAACAGGTGCCAAGGTCATTCATGTTGTGCCCTGGACCATgacagcaaacctgctccaccTGTTGGCAAGGGACAAACTTTGCCCAGAATCTTGTGAAGACTTAGAAATACAG TTTCACCGTGATCCACTGACAGCTGTAAATGCCTGTTATGAAGGAGACAGAGTCATCATCTGTCCTGGCCATTATTTTGTGGATGGCATGTTCTCCATTGCTGATTCAGTAGAGCTAGAAG GCTATGGCCTGCCAGATGATGTCGTGATAGAAAAGCAAGGGAAAGGAGACAACTTCTTTGACTGTACAGGAGCCAATATAAAGATCTCCAACTTGAAGTTAGTGCAGCATGATGCTGTGGAGGGGATTTTAA ATGTCCATCATGGGAAAACCACGCTGGAGAATTGTGTGTTACAGTGTGAAACCACTGGAATAACAGTGAGGACATCAGCTGAGCTACTGATGAAAAACTCAGATCTCTATGGGGCAAAG GGTGCAGGTGTGGAAATCTATCCAGGAAGTGCGTGCTCCCTGCTGCACAACGGGATCCACCACTGCAAGGAGGGAATACTGATCAAG aactTCTTAGATCAGGATTATGAGGCTCCCAAGATAACTATGATTCATAATATTATCCACAATAATGATGGATATGGTGTGGTCCTGGTTAGACCAGCGGTGCCCTCTGAAACAAAGGATGCTTCAGGACAAGGAGCTAAAG GGAACACACAACCTACCCAGGCAGGTGATGAGACAGCCTGTGCAGAGGGCTCCAGGCAAGAACAACCTGGATGTGTAACTGATGAGTTGGAGCTTTGTAAGCGAGCTGAGACTTCTGAACAAACTCAAAACAACTCTGAAATTGCAAATGTACTTGGGGCTACTTCTGCAAAGAAGAGACAGATCCACAAGAAAAGACTGAGTGAACTGGGATTTACAGAAGCTGATGACAACCTAATGTCACAGGAGATGTTTGTCTCTGTTGAGGGCAATCAGTTCAAATGGAATGGGAAAGGAAGTTTtggtatcttttttttctga
- the LOC101819053 gene encoding histamine H3 receptor-like: MAERATGPAGGPFPAGTAALLAALMGLLVLATVLGNALVILAFVVDRSLRTQGNFFFLNLAVADLLVGGFCIPLYIPYVLTGEWRLGRGLCKLWLVVDYLVCTASVFNIVLISFDRFICVTRAVSYRAQQGMTRNAVLKMMTVWIAAFLLYGPAILSWEHIAQKSILPEGECHAEFFYNWYFLMIASTVEFFTPFITVMYFNLSIYLNIRKRTLLRNENLSPCQEDCEMNFQGGKREQTVFFVKPSNRDKHEKRASSLLPPKKAPGLQASAELGNQPSNLSVSHDLPPLQVEVKTRPPRNGFFKATESLCQPSSKVDVANIMANRFRLSRDKRVAKSLAVIVCVFGLCWAPYTLLMIIRAACHGHCVHYSLYEISFWLLWVNSAINPVLYPLCHMSFRKAFIKLLCPRKAKIHPDILM, encoded by the exons ATGGCGGAGAGAGCCACGGG cccggcgggcgGGCCCTTCCCCGCCGGCACCGCCGCGCTGCTGGCCGCGCTCatggggctgctggtgctggccaCGGTGCTGGGCAATGCCCTGGTCATTCTGGCGTTCGTGGTGGACCGGAGCCTCCGCACGCAGGGAAACTTCTTCTTCCTGAACCTGGCCGTCGCCGACCTGCTGGTGG GCGGCTTCTGCATCCCCCTCTACATCCCCTACGTGCTGACGGGCGAGTGGAGGCTCGGCAGGGGCTTGTGTAAGCTGTGGCTAGTGGTGGACTACCTGGTGTGCACCGCCTCCGTCTTCAACATCGTCCTGATCAGCTTCGACAGGTTCATCTGTGTCACCAGAGCG GTCAGCTACAGGGCCCAGCAAGGGATGACCAGAAATGCAGTACTGAAGATGATGACTGTATGgattgctgcttttctcctctaTGGGCCAGCCATTCTCAGTTGGGAGCACATTGCCCAAAAGAGCATCCTCCCTGAAGGAGAATGTCATGCAGAATTCTTCTACAACTGGTATTTCCTAATGATTGCCTCTACTGTTGAATTCTTTACACCTTTCATCACTGTTATGTACTTTAATTTAAGTATTTACCTTAACATCAGGAAACGCACATTGCTGCGAAATGAAAACCTCTCACCTTGTCAAGAGGACTGTGAAATGAATTtccaggggggaaaaagggaacagACTGTGTTTTTTGTAAAGCCATCTAACAGAGACAAACATGAGAAGAGAGCAAGCAGCCTTCTTCCCCCAAAGAAGGCTCCAGGGCTTCAGGCCTCAGCTGAGCTTGGCAATCAGCCTTCAAATCTGAGTGTCAGTCATGACCTTCCACCCCTGCAGGTGGAGGTAAAGACCAGGCCTCCCAGGAATGGCTTCTTCAAAGCAACAGAAAGTCtttgccagcccagcagcaaagTGGATGTTGCTAACATTATGGCAAACAGATTTAGACTTTCCCGGGATAAACGAGTAGCAAAGTCTTTAGCAGttattgtgtgtgtgtttgggttgTGCTGGGCTCCATACACACTCCTGATGATCATCAGGGCAGCCTGCCACGGGCACTGTGTGCACTATTCCCTCTATGAGATTTCATTCTGGCTTCTGTGGGTGAATTCAGCCATTAACCCTGTTCTCTACCCATTGTGTCACATGAGCTTTAGGAAAGCCTTCATTAAACTCCTGTGTCCACGAAAGGCCAAAATTCATCCTGATATTTTGATGTGA